A part of Aegilops tauschii subsp. strangulata cultivar AL8/78 chromosome 2, Aet v6.0, whole genome shotgun sequence genomic DNA contains:
- the LOC109754194 gene encoding disease resistance protein RGA2-like, with protein MEAAISVVTGELVSRFISFLKNKYNSSLSHAQSEKMEERLQHLLMRVSIVVEEADVRYITNSGMLLQLKMLSGAMYKGYHMLDTMRFQNHQESACFDKVRINDSSSNNLYLSIPFKRSRTKTEMDDKAMRLESDGALESLEIVVANMTEFVVFLGGCERMSRRPYDVHLYTNNFMFSRHAEKQKLLSFLLEHNDFHAPAVLPIIGGVGVGKKTLVAHVCADERVRSQFSTTLHLNGDNLLTVLDHGGTMFRMILVVIEFASDIGDDDWKKFHLFLIRMNKGSKIIIISKLKRLARFGSVQPIFLSVLSYDEFRYLFKTLAFGSVDPAEHPRLLQLADEFANQLHNKQGSLVAINTFSHVLRMNLTIQFWRCIFDKMTRHVKRNLFIHGAHPSVLMEQGLPVDITDFALHPLTMTSYTSNVPIKEKSPSVTFAELLADPSVRPEGDFTLIRYESRIPPHKSFVHFVTSRAQDTHEGSSSTLPGRKRRGVPI; from the coding sequence ATGGAGGCTGCCATATCCGTAGTCACGGGTGAACTAGTGAGTCGTTTCATCTCCTTCCTCAAAAACAAGTACAACTCCTCCTTGAGCCATGCACAATCAGAGAAGATGGAGGAGAGACTGCAGCACCTCTTGATGAGAGTCAGCATCGTCGTCGAGGAGGCGGATGTGCGGTACATAACCAACTCTGGGATGTTATTGCAGCTCAAAATGCTGTCAGGGGCCATGTACAAAGGATACCACATGCTGGACACCATGAGGTTCCAAAACCACCAAGAGAGTGCATGCTTTGACAAGGTTAGAATCAACGACTCATCTAGCAACAACTTGTATTTATCCATTCCTTTCAAGCGTTCTCGGACAAAAACTGAGATGGATGACAAGGCCATGCGCCTCGAGTCAGATGGTGCCTTGGAAAGCTTAGAAATTGTTGTTGCTAACATGACAGAATTTGTTGTGTTTCTGGGTGGATGTGAGCGCATGTCTCGTAGGCCATATGATGTTCATCTTTACACCAACAACTTCATGTTCAGCCGACATGCTGAAAAGCAAAAGCTCTTGAGCTTCTTGTTGGAGCACAATGATTTTCATGCACCTGCAGTTCTTCCAATCATAGGTGGTGTTGGAGTTGGGAAGAAAACATTGGTTGCTCATGTGTGTGCAGACGAAAGGGTTCGCTCACAATTCTCCACTACTTTGCACTTGAATGGAGACAACCTCTTGACGGTACTTGACCATGGAGGGACCATGTTTCGGATGATCTTGGTAGTTATAGAGTTTGCTTCTGATATAGGCGACGATGACTGGAAAAAGTTTCACTTGTTTCTCATAAGAATGAACAAAGGAAGCAAGATCATCATCATAAGTAAACTTAAAAGATTAGCCCGGTTTGGATCGGTGCAACCTATTTTCTTAAGTGTTTTGTCTTATGACGAGTTTAGGTATCTTTTTAAGACCCTAGCATTCGGGAGCGTAGACCCTGCAGAACATCCACGACTACTGCAATTAGCAGATGAGTTTGCCAATCAGTTGCACAATAAGCAAGGTTCACTTGTAGCAATAAATACGTTCTCACATGTGTTGAGAATGAACCTCACTATTCAGTTTTGGCGTTGCATATTTGACAAGATGACAAGGCATGTTAAAAGAAACCTCTTCATACATGGTGCGCACCCCAGCGTGCTTATGGAACAAGGCCTTCCAGTCGACATAACGGACTTTGCTTTGCATCCACTTACTATGACAAGTTATACAAGTAATGTTCCAATCAAGGAGAAATCACCAAGTGTGACATTTGCAGAGCTTCTAGCAGATCCTAGTGTTAGACCAGAAGGAGACTTCACTCTAATTAGATATGAATCAAGGATACCCCCTCATAAATCATTTGTTCATTTTGTTACAAGTCGTGCTCAGGATACACATGAAGGTAGTAGTAGTACCTTGCCAGGGAGGAAGCGACGGGGTGTGCCAATCTAA